One part of the Macaca mulatta isolate MMU2019108-1 chromosome 6, T2T-MMU8v2.0, whole genome shotgun sequence genome encodes these proteins:
- the LOC708644 gene encoding large ribosomal subunit protein eL42-like has translation MVKVPKTCWTFCKKCGKHQPHKVTQYKKGKDSLYAQGKRRYDKKQSGYGGQTKPIVRKKAKTTKKIVLRLECVEPNCKSKRMLAIKRCKHFELGGDKKRKDQVIQF, from the coding sequence ATGGTTAAAGTCCCTAAAACCTGTTGGACTTTCTGTAAGAAGTGTGGCAAGCACCAACCCCACAAAGTGACACAGTACAAGAAGGGCAAGGATTCTCTGTATGCCCAGGGAAAGCGGCGTTATGACAAGAAGCAGAGTGGCTATGGTGGGCAAACTAAGCCGATTGTCCGGAAAAAggctaaaactacaaagaagattGTGCTAAGACTTGAGTGCGTTGAGCCCAACTGCAAATCTAAGAGAATGCTGGCTATTAAAAGATGCAAGCATTTTGAACTGGGAGgagataagaaaagaaaggacCAAGTGATCCAGTTCTAA